From Coffea arabica cultivar ET-39 chromosome 2e, Coffea Arabica ET-39 HiFi, whole genome shotgun sequence, the proteins below share one genomic window:
- the LOC113730810 gene encoding uncharacterized protein: MEFFVRDTNEESLPFPQGIVRCPFLRNINEPTNFSFSASMAHPLPCPNQERGGKGPIFEDGPNFDMAFRLFHGQNGVVPLSGRFFVPREKPESEPAPAHFNPLAAKAATISLSAFGPGGPFGFDAFSKKWKNQKKNSQSSKRDSSSKGGELKHESMSNEWLQNGNCPIAKSYRAVSGVLPIVAKALQPPPGMRLKCPPAVVAARAALARTAFAKNLRPQPLPEKMLVIGVLGMAANIPLGVWREHTEKFSPSWFAAVHAAVPFIGMLRKSVLMPKTAMAFTIAASILGQVIGSRAERYRLKAVATRKSVSLETSVNGPIHGAVIGVNSGHCGEIVDWNKVPLSIAVPSSSANVYC; this comes from the exons ATGGAATTTTTTGTCAGGGACACAAATGAAGAGTCCTTACCTTTTCCCCAAGGCATTGTTAGGTGTCCCTTCTTGAGGAACATTAATGAGCCAACTAACTTCTCCTTCTCAGCATCAATGGCGCATCCATTGCCT TGCCCTAACCAGGAACGTGGAGGAAAAGGTCCTATATTTGAAGATGGCCCCAATTTTGATATGGCATTTAGGCTTTTTCATGGGCAGAATGGTGTTGTTCCACTTTCAGGGAGATTCTTTGTTCCTCGTGAAAAGCCAGAATCTGAACCTGCACCAGCCCATTTCAATCCTTTGGCGGCAAAGGCAGCTACTATCAGCCTCTCAGCTTTTGGACCTGGTGGCCCTTTTGGTTTTGATGCATTCTCGAAAAAGTGGAAGAATCAGAAAAAGAACTCCCAGTCATCCAAACGAGATTCTTCTTCGAAG GGTGGGGAATTGAAACATGAATCTATGAGCAATGAGTGGCTGCAAAATGGGAATTGTCCAATTGCAAAGTCTTACAGGGCTGTGAGTGGTGTCTTGCCTATTGTAGCGAAGGCCCTTCAGCCCCCTCCTGGCATGAGGCTCAAGTGCCCACCGGCAGTAGTTGCAGCTAGAGCTGCTTTAGCGCGGACTGCCTTTGCAAAAAATCTGCGACCACAGCCACTGCCTGAAAAAATGCTTGTGATTGGTGTTTTGGGCATGGCAGCTAATATTCCTTTAGGAGTATGGAGAGAACATACAGAAAAATTTTCGCCTTCATGGTTTGCAGCCGTTCATGCAGCTGTCCCTTTTATAGGGATGCTTAGGAAGTCCGTATTGATGCCGAAGACAGCTATGGCGTTTACTATTGCTGCATCCATTCTTGGACAGGTTATTGGCTCAAGAGCTGAGCGATATCGTCTAAAGGCAGTtgcaaccagaaaatcagtTAGCCTCGAAACGTCAGTCAATGGTCCGATTCATGGAGCAGTTATTGGAGTTAATAGTGGCCATTGTGGCGAGATTGTTGACTGGAACAAAGTTCCTCTGTCGATTGCTGTGCCATCTTCATCGGCCAACGTGTATTGTTGA
- the LOC113730806 gene encoding uncharacterized protein isoform X3 has protein sequence MENPNPTMSPNPDANQLPEADSLPDGFVESSWTVDQLGPETPKTEDEDKEREPIDYKEEKLVDPNLRPQLVGDDLDLVEEKSEEATAVVAGSENAESNRGNAQVEEDCQSSGKSNSDISGPQVDSKGMSSSGNAENNKKAEATEGKRKNAKRTFKSEKEVLEFTLKYQHVLAERDSAIAVRDKLESLCRELQRQNKTLMDECRRVSTESQNLRQDLSNKFQDAIKEVSNKLDEQKDECLSQLKENEMLKYKLKELADQYALSEQQHAQKLKQKELELQLADLKLKQHEEKLVQEQSQMKLYAEQVSHLLATEKNLRLQLTADGDKFQQFQEALMKSNEVFETFKQEIEKRELLKKQLERTRNQKEKLEALCRSLQAERKANSTGSSSSDAVSV, from the exons ATGGAGAATCCAAATCCGACTATGAGCCCTAACCCTGACGCGAATCAGCTTCCGGAGGCAGATTCGTTGCCTGATGGGTTTGTGGAGAGCTCCTGGACAGTCGACCAGCTGGGCCCGGAAACTCCAAAGACTGAGGACGAAGACAAGGAGCGGGAGCCGATTGATTATAAGGAGGAAAAATTAGTGGATCCCAATTTGAGGCCTCAGTTAGTGGGTGATGACCTtgatttggttgaggaaaaaagTGAAGAAGCAACGGCGGTGGTGGCGGGATCAGAAAATGCTGAATCCAATCGTGGAAATGCACAAGTCGAGGAAGATTGTCAAAGTTCTGGAAAAT CTAATAGTGATATCTCAGGTCCACAAGTTGATAGCAAGGGGATGTCTTCATCAGGAAATGctgaaaacaacaaaaaagca GAGGCTACTGAAGGGAAACGTAAGAATGCCAAGCGCACATTTAAATCGGAAAAGGAGGTTCTGGAGTTCACTTTAAAGTATCAACACGTTCTTGCTGAAAGAGATTCTG CCATTGCTGTTCGAGATAAACTTGAGTCACTGTGTCGAGAATTGCAACGTCAGAACAAAACGCTGATG GATGAATGCAGACGTGTGTCCACAGAGAGTCAGAATTTGAGACAAGATCTGTCAAACAAGTTCCAAGATGCCATTAAA GAAGTAAGCAATAAGCTGGATGAACAGAAAGATGAATGTCTGTCTCAGTTGAAAGAAAATGAGAT GCTAAAATACAAGTTGAAAGAACTTGCTGACCAATATGCACTATCTGAACAGCAACATGCCCAGAAG TTGAAGCAAAAGGAACTTGAACTTCAGCTTGCTGATTTAAAACTTAAGCAACATGAGGAGAAATTGGTCCAGGAACAGTCACAGATGAAATTGTATGCTGAGCAGGTGTCACATCTATTAGCAactgaaaaaaatttgagattaCAGTTGACAGCTGATGGAGACAAATTCCAGCAATTCCAG GAAGCATTGATGAAAAGCAATGAGGTCTTTGAAACATTCAAGCAAGAAATAGAGAAG CGTGAACTCCTAAAGAAACAGCTGGAGAGAACAAGGAACCAGAAGGAAAAACTGGAGGCTTTATGCAGGTCACTTCAAGCAGAGAGAAAAGCAAATTCCACTGGGAGCAGCAGCTCAGACGCAGTTTCAGTTTAG
- the LOC113730806 gene encoding uncharacterized protein isoform X1, giving the protein MENPNPTMSPNPDANQLPEADSLPDGFVESSWTVDQLGPETPKTEDEDKEREPIDYKEEKLVDPNLRPQLVGDDLDLVEEKSEEATAVVAGSENAESNRGNAQVEEDCQSSGKSNSDISGPQVDSKGMSSSGNAENNKKAEATEGKRKNAKRTFKSEKEVLEFTLKYQHVLAERDSAIAVRDKLESLCRELQRQNKTLMDECRRVSTESQNLRQDLSNKFQDAIKEVSNKLDEQKDECLSQLKENEMLKYKLKELADQYALSEQQHAQKLKQKELELQLADLKLKQHEEKLVQEQSQMKLYAEQVSHLLATEKNLRLQLTADGDKFQQFQEALMKSNEVFETFKQEIEKMAKSIKELKKENAFLKNKCEKSDISLIELVEERELLKKQLERTRNQKEKLEALCRSLQAERKANSTGSSSSDAVSV; this is encoded by the exons ATGGAGAATCCAAATCCGACTATGAGCCCTAACCCTGACGCGAATCAGCTTCCGGAGGCAGATTCGTTGCCTGATGGGTTTGTGGAGAGCTCCTGGACAGTCGACCAGCTGGGCCCGGAAACTCCAAAGACTGAGGACGAAGACAAGGAGCGGGAGCCGATTGATTATAAGGAGGAAAAATTAGTGGATCCCAATTTGAGGCCTCAGTTAGTGGGTGATGACCTtgatttggttgaggaaaaaagTGAAGAAGCAACGGCGGTGGTGGCGGGATCAGAAAATGCTGAATCCAATCGTGGAAATGCACAAGTCGAGGAAGATTGTCAAAGTTCTGGAAAAT CTAATAGTGATATCTCAGGTCCACAAGTTGATAGCAAGGGGATGTCTTCATCAGGAAATGctgaaaacaacaaaaaagca GAGGCTACTGAAGGGAAACGTAAGAATGCCAAGCGCACATTTAAATCGGAAAAGGAGGTTCTGGAGTTCACTTTAAAGTATCAACACGTTCTTGCTGAAAGAGATTCTG CCATTGCTGTTCGAGATAAACTTGAGTCACTGTGTCGAGAATTGCAACGTCAGAACAAAACGCTGATG GATGAATGCAGACGTGTGTCCACAGAGAGTCAGAATTTGAGACAAGATCTGTCAAACAAGTTCCAAGATGCCATTAAA GAAGTAAGCAATAAGCTGGATGAACAGAAAGATGAATGTCTGTCTCAGTTGAAAGAAAATGAGAT GCTAAAATACAAGTTGAAAGAACTTGCTGACCAATATGCACTATCTGAACAGCAACATGCCCAGAAG TTGAAGCAAAAGGAACTTGAACTTCAGCTTGCTGATTTAAAACTTAAGCAACATGAGGAGAAATTGGTCCAGGAACAGTCACAGATGAAATTGTATGCTGAGCAGGTGTCACATCTATTAGCAactgaaaaaaatttgagattaCAGTTGACAGCTGATGGAGACAAATTCCAGCAATTCCAG GAAGCATTGATGAAAAGCAATGAGGTCTTTGAAACATTCAAGCAAGAAATAGAGAAG ATGGCCAAATCAATTAAGGAACTTAAAAAGGAAAACGCATTCTTGAAGAACAAATGTGAGAAATCAGATATATCTCTCATAGAGCTTGTTGAGGAG CGTGAACTCCTAAAGAAACAGCTGGAGAGAACAAGGAACCAGAAGGAAAAACTGGAGGCTTTATGCAGGTCACTTCAAGCAGAGAGAAAAGCAAATTCCACTGGGAGCAGCAGCTCAGACGCAGTTTCAGTTTAG
- the LOC113730806 gene encoding uncharacterized protein isoform X5, whose translation MTLIWLRKKVKKQRRWWRDQKMLNPIVEMHKSRKIVKVLENLIVISQVHKLIARGCLHQEMLKTTKKQSEATEGKRKNAKRTFKSEKEVLEFTLKYQHVLAERDSAIAVRDKLESLCRELQRQNKTLMDECRRVSTESQNLRQDLSNKFQDAIKEVSNKLDEQKDECLSQLKENEMLKYKLKELADQYALSEQQHAQKLKQKELELQLADLKLKQHEEKLVQEQSQMKLYAEQVSHLLATEKNLRLQLTADGDKFQQFQEALMKSNEVFETFKQEIEKMAKSIKELKKENAFLKNKCEKSDISLIELVEERELLKKQLERTRNQKEKLEALCRSLQAERKANSTGSSSSDAVSV comes from the exons ATGACCTtgatttggttgaggaaaaaagTGAAGAAGCAACGGCGGTGGTGGCGGGATCAGAAAATGCTGAATCCAATCGTGGAAATGCACAAGTCGAGGAAGATTGTCAAAGTTCTGGAAAAT CTAATAGTGATATCTCAGGTCCACAAGTTGATAGCAAGGGGATGTCTTCATCAGGAAATGctgaaaacaacaaaaaagcaGTCA GAGGCTACTGAAGGGAAACGTAAGAATGCCAAGCGCACATTTAAATCGGAAAAGGAGGTTCTGGAGTTCACTTTAAAGTATCAACACGTTCTTGCTGAAAGAGATTCTG CCATTGCTGTTCGAGATAAACTTGAGTCACTGTGTCGAGAATTGCAACGTCAGAACAAAACGCTGATG GATGAATGCAGACGTGTGTCCACAGAGAGTCAGAATTTGAGACAAGATCTGTCAAACAAGTTCCAAGATGCCATTAAA GAAGTAAGCAATAAGCTGGATGAACAGAAAGATGAATGTCTGTCTCAGTTGAAAGAAAATGAGAT GCTAAAATACAAGTTGAAAGAACTTGCTGACCAATATGCACTATCTGAACAGCAACATGCCCAGAAG TTGAAGCAAAAGGAACTTGAACTTCAGCTTGCTGATTTAAAACTTAAGCAACATGAGGAGAAATTGGTCCAGGAACAGTCACAGATGAAATTGTATGCTGAGCAGGTGTCACATCTATTAGCAactgaaaaaaatttgagattaCAGTTGACAGCTGATGGAGACAAATTCCAGCAATTCCAG GAAGCATTGATGAAAAGCAATGAGGTCTTTGAAACATTCAAGCAAGAAATAGAGAAG ATGGCCAAATCAATTAAGGAACTTAAAAAGGAAAACGCATTCTTGAAGAACAAATGTGAGAAATCAGATATATCTCTCATAGAGCTTGTTGAGGAG CGTGAACTCCTAAAGAAACAGCTGGAGAGAACAAGGAACCAGAAGGAAAAACTGGAGGCTTTATGCAGGTCACTTCAAGCAGAGAGAAAAGCAAATTCCACTGGGAGCAGCAGCTCAGACGCAGTTTCAGTTTAG
- the LOC113730806 gene encoding uncharacterized protein isoform X2 translates to MENPNPTMSPNPDANQLPEADSLPDGFVESSWTVDQLGPETPKTEDEDKEREPIDYKEEKLVDPNLRPQLVGDDLDLVEEKSEEATAVVAGSENAESNRGNAQVEEDCQSSGKCPQVDSKGMSSSGNAENNKKAEATEGKRKNAKRTFKSEKEVLEFTLKYQHVLAERDSAIAVRDKLESLCRELQRQNKTLMDECRRVSTESQNLRQDLSNKFQDAIKEVSNKLDEQKDECLSQLKENEMLKYKLKELADQYALSEQQHAQKLKQKELELQLADLKLKQHEEKLVQEQSQMKLYAEQVSHLLATEKNLRLQLTADGDKFQQFQEALMKSNEVFETFKQEIEKMAKSIKELKKENAFLKNKCEKSDISLIELVEERELLKKQLERTRNQKEKLEALCRSLQAERKANSTGSSSSDAVSV, encoded by the exons ATGGAGAATCCAAATCCGACTATGAGCCCTAACCCTGACGCGAATCAGCTTCCGGAGGCAGATTCGTTGCCTGATGGGTTTGTGGAGAGCTCCTGGACAGTCGACCAGCTGGGCCCGGAAACTCCAAAGACTGAGGACGAAGACAAGGAGCGGGAGCCGATTGATTATAAGGAGGAAAAATTAGTGGATCCCAATTTGAGGCCTCAGTTAGTGGGTGATGACCTtgatttggttgaggaaaaaagTGAAGAAGCAACGGCGGTGGTGGCGGGATCAGAAAATGCTGAATCCAATCGTGGAAATGCACAAGTCGAGGAAGATTGTCAAAGTTCTGGAAAAT GTCCACAAGTTGATAGCAAGGGGATGTCTTCATCAGGAAATGctgaaaacaacaaaaaagca GAGGCTACTGAAGGGAAACGTAAGAATGCCAAGCGCACATTTAAATCGGAAAAGGAGGTTCTGGAGTTCACTTTAAAGTATCAACACGTTCTTGCTGAAAGAGATTCTG CCATTGCTGTTCGAGATAAACTTGAGTCACTGTGTCGAGAATTGCAACGTCAGAACAAAACGCTGATG GATGAATGCAGACGTGTGTCCACAGAGAGTCAGAATTTGAGACAAGATCTGTCAAACAAGTTCCAAGATGCCATTAAA GAAGTAAGCAATAAGCTGGATGAACAGAAAGATGAATGTCTGTCTCAGTTGAAAGAAAATGAGAT GCTAAAATACAAGTTGAAAGAACTTGCTGACCAATATGCACTATCTGAACAGCAACATGCCCAGAAG TTGAAGCAAAAGGAACTTGAACTTCAGCTTGCTGATTTAAAACTTAAGCAACATGAGGAGAAATTGGTCCAGGAACAGTCACAGATGAAATTGTATGCTGAGCAGGTGTCACATCTATTAGCAactgaaaaaaatttgagattaCAGTTGACAGCTGATGGAGACAAATTCCAGCAATTCCAG GAAGCATTGATGAAAAGCAATGAGGTCTTTGAAACATTCAAGCAAGAAATAGAGAAG ATGGCCAAATCAATTAAGGAACTTAAAAAGGAAAACGCATTCTTGAAGAACAAATGTGAGAAATCAGATATATCTCTCATAGAGCTTGTTGAGGAG CGTGAACTCCTAAAGAAACAGCTGGAGAGAACAAGGAACCAGAAGGAAAAACTGGAGGCTTTATGCAGGTCACTTCAAGCAGAGAGAAAAGCAAATTCCACTGGGAGCAGCAGCTCAGACGCAGTTTCAGTTTAG
- the LOC113730806 gene encoding uncharacterized protein isoform X6 has translation MLNPIVEMHKSRKIVKVLENLIVISQVHKLIARGCLHQEMLKTTKKQSATEGKRKNAKRTFKSEKEVLEFTLKYQHVLAERDSAIAVRDKLESLCRELQRQNKTLMDECRRVSTESQNLRQDLSNKFQDAIKEVSNKLDEQKDECLSQLKENEMLKYKLKELADQYALSEQQHAQKLKQKELELQLADLKLKQHEEKLVQEQSQMKLYAEQVSHLLATEKNLRLQLTADGDKFQQFQEALMKSNEVFETFKQEIEKMAKSIKELKKENAFLKNKCEKSDISLIELVEERELLKKQLERTRNQKEKLEALCRSLQAERKANSTGSSSSDAVSV, from the exons ATGCTGAATCCAATCGTGGAAATGCACAAGTCGAGGAAGATTGTCAAAGTTCTGGAAAAT CTAATAGTGATATCTCAGGTCCACAAGTTGATAGCAAGGGGATGTCTTCATCAGGAAATGctgaaaacaacaaaaaagcaGTCA GCTACTGAAGGGAAACGTAAGAATGCCAAGCGCACATTTAAATCGGAAAAGGAGGTTCTGGAGTTCACTTTAAAGTATCAACACGTTCTTGCTGAAAGAGATTCTG CCATTGCTGTTCGAGATAAACTTGAGTCACTGTGTCGAGAATTGCAACGTCAGAACAAAACGCTGATG GATGAATGCAGACGTGTGTCCACAGAGAGTCAGAATTTGAGACAAGATCTGTCAAACAAGTTCCAAGATGCCATTAAA GAAGTAAGCAATAAGCTGGATGAACAGAAAGATGAATGTCTGTCTCAGTTGAAAGAAAATGAGAT GCTAAAATACAAGTTGAAAGAACTTGCTGACCAATATGCACTATCTGAACAGCAACATGCCCAGAAG TTGAAGCAAAAGGAACTTGAACTTCAGCTTGCTGATTTAAAACTTAAGCAACATGAGGAGAAATTGGTCCAGGAACAGTCACAGATGAAATTGTATGCTGAGCAGGTGTCACATCTATTAGCAactgaaaaaaatttgagattaCAGTTGACAGCTGATGGAGACAAATTCCAGCAATTCCAG GAAGCATTGATGAAAAGCAATGAGGTCTTTGAAACATTCAAGCAAGAAATAGAGAAG ATGGCCAAATCAATTAAGGAACTTAAAAAGGAAAACGCATTCTTGAAGAACAAATGTGAGAAATCAGATATATCTCTCATAGAGCTTGTTGAGGAG CGTGAACTCCTAAAGAAACAGCTGGAGAGAACAAGGAACCAGAAGGAAAAACTGGAGGCTTTATGCAGGTCACTTCAAGCAGAGAGAAAAGCAAATTCCACTGGGAGCAGCAGCTCAGACGCAGTTTCAGTTTAG
- the LOC113730806 gene encoding uncharacterized protein isoform X4, whose amino-acid sequence MTLIWLRKKVKKQRRWWRDQKMLNPIVEMHKSRKIVKVLENVHKLIARGCLHQEMLKTTKKQSEATEGKRKNAKRTFKSEKEVLEFTLKYQHVLAERDSAIAVRDKLESLCRELQRQNKTLMDECRRVSTESQNLRQDLSNKFQDAIKEVSNKLDEQKDECLSQLKENEMLKYKLKELADQYALSEQQHAQKLKQKELELQLADLKLKQHEEKLVQEQSQMKLYAEQVSHLLATEKNLRLQLTADGDKFQQFQEALMKSNEVFETFKQEIEKMAKSIKELKKENAFLKNKCEKSDISLIELVEERELLKKQLERTRNQKEKLEALCRSLQAERKANSTGSSSSDAVSV is encoded by the exons ATGACCTtgatttggttgaggaaaaaagTGAAGAAGCAACGGCGGTGGTGGCGGGATCAGAAAATGCTGAATCCAATCGTGGAAATGCACAAGTCGAGGAAGATTGTCAAAGTTCTGGAAAAT GTCCACAAGTTGATAGCAAGGGGATGTCTTCATCAGGAAATGctgaaaacaacaaaaaagcaGTCA GAGGCTACTGAAGGGAAACGTAAGAATGCCAAGCGCACATTTAAATCGGAAAAGGAGGTTCTGGAGTTCACTTTAAAGTATCAACACGTTCTTGCTGAAAGAGATTCTG CCATTGCTGTTCGAGATAAACTTGAGTCACTGTGTCGAGAATTGCAACGTCAGAACAAAACGCTGATG GATGAATGCAGACGTGTGTCCACAGAGAGTCAGAATTTGAGACAAGATCTGTCAAACAAGTTCCAAGATGCCATTAAA GAAGTAAGCAATAAGCTGGATGAACAGAAAGATGAATGTCTGTCTCAGTTGAAAGAAAATGAGAT GCTAAAATACAAGTTGAAAGAACTTGCTGACCAATATGCACTATCTGAACAGCAACATGCCCAGAAG TTGAAGCAAAAGGAACTTGAACTTCAGCTTGCTGATTTAAAACTTAAGCAACATGAGGAGAAATTGGTCCAGGAACAGTCACAGATGAAATTGTATGCTGAGCAGGTGTCACATCTATTAGCAactgaaaaaaatttgagattaCAGTTGACAGCTGATGGAGACAAATTCCAGCAATTCCAG GAAGCATTGATGAAAAGCAATGAGGTCTTTGAAACATTCAAGCAAGAAATAGAGAAG ATGGCCAAATCAATTAAGGAACTTAAAAAGGAAAACGCATTCTTGAAGAACAAATGTGAGAAATCAGATATATCTCTCATAGAGCTTGTTGAGGAG CGTGAACTCCTAAAGAAACAGCTGGAGAGAACAAGGAACCAGAAGGAAAAACTGGAGGCTTTATGCAGGTCACTTCAAGCAGAGAGAAAAGCAAATTCCACTGGGAGCAGCAGCTCAGACGCAGTTTCAGTTTAG
- the LOC113730808 gene encoding uncharacterized protein, whose protein sequence is MAEKTTIAPNSTTNSYTCIENSNNNGVMRNGQLETSKAERHVWLMKCPPLVSRSLNQHHPHPHDYSSSSSSSTTSSSLSFSSSSDGPIAKVVVAVDPLLPNDDFSSTQFTMELAGAESGNIPKCYSMDMSTDFIPMSVFSESAQGKVSVEGKIYHKFDMKPHGKTIEDYGKLCRERTTKYMTKTRQIQVIDDDSGQHLRPMPGLFGLKASGPQEKRKMPVKSSELKRTRRDRNEMEEIMFKLFERQPNWTLKQLVQETDQPEQFLKDMLKLLCVYNNKGSNQGTYELKPEYKKSEDEPNSK, encoded by the exons ATGGCGGAGAAAACCACCATCGCCCCTAACTCCACCACCAACAGTTATACTTGCATTGAAAACAGCAACAATAACGGGGTTATGAGGAATGGGCAGTTGGAGACGAGCAAAGCGGAGAGACACGTCTGGCTAATGAAATGCCCTCCCCTCGTTTCTCGTTCTTTGAACCAACATCATCCTCATCCTCATGActactcttcttcttcttcctcttctacCACTTCGTCATCGTTGTCATTTTCGTCTTCTTCTGATGGGCCTATTGCTAAAGTCGTCGTCGCCGTCGACCCTTTACTCCCCAACGACGACTTCTCTTCTACTCAG TTCACTATGGAATTGGCTGGCGCGGAATCTGGAAACATTCCCAAGTGCTATTCCATGGACATGTCAACGGATTTTATTCCAATGTCTGTATTCTCCGAGTCAGCTCAAG GAAAGGTTTCTGTGGAAGGGAAAATCTATCACAAATTTGACATGAAGCCTCACGGTAAAACCATTGAGGACTATGGAAAATTATGCCGTGAGAGGACAACCAAATACATGACAAAAACTAGACAGATACAG GTTATTGACGATGATAGTGGTCAGCATTTAAGGCCTATGCCTGGATTGTTTGGTCTAAAGGCTTCAGGACCTCAA GAGAAGAGGAAAATGCCAGTTAAGAGTTCAGAGTTGAAAAGAACAAGAAGGGACCGTAATGAAATGGAAGAGATCATGTTCAAGCTCTTTGAAAGGCAACCAAATTGGACACTAAAACAACTTGTTCAGGAAACAGACCAACCAGAG CAATTTCTGAAAGACATGCTTAAACTTCTCTGCGTATATAATAACAAGGGATCAAATCAAGGCACTTATGAGCTGAAGCCCGAGTACAAGAAATCTGAAGATGAGCCGAACTCCAAGTAG
- the LOC113730806 gene encoding uncharacterized protein isoform X7, with protein sequence MLNPIVEMHKSRKIVKVLENVHKLIARGCLHQEMLKTTKKQSATEGKRKNAKRTFKSEKEVLEFTLKYQHVLAERDSAIAVRDKLESLCRELQRQNKTLMDECRRVSTESQNLRQDLSNKFQDAIKEVSNKLDEQKDECLSQLKENEMLKYKLKELADQYALSEQQHAQKLKQKELELQLADLKLKQHEEKLVQEQSQMKLYAEQVSHLLATEKNLRLQLTADGDKFQQFQEALMKSNEVFETFKQEIEKMAKSIKELKKENAFLKNKCEKSDISLIELVEERELLKKQLERTRNQKEKLEALCRSLQAERKANSTGSSSSDAVSV encoded by the exons ATGCTGAATCCAATCGTGGAAATGCACAAGTCGAGGAAGATTGTCAAAGTTCTGGAAAAT GTCCACAAGTTGATAGCAAGGGGATGTCTTCATCAGGAAATGctgaaaacaacaaaaaagcaGTCA GCTACTGAAGGGAAACGTAAGAATGCCAAGCGCACATTTAAATCGGAAAAGGAGGTTCTGGAGTTCACTTTAAAGTATCAACACGTTCTTGCTGAAAGAGATTCTG CCATTGCTGTTCGAGATAAACTTGAGTCACTGTGTCGAGAATTGCAACGTCAGAACAAAACGCTGATG GATGAATGCAGACGTGTGTCCACAGAGAGTCAGAATTTGAGACAAGATCTGTCAAACAAGTTCCAAGATGCCATTAAA GAAGTAAGCAATAAGCTGGATGAACAGAAAGATGAATGTCTGTCTCAGTTGAAAGAAAATGAGAT GCTAAAATACAAGTTGAAAGAACTTGCTGACCAATATGCACTATCTGAACAGCAACATGCCCAGAAG TTGAAGCAAAAGGAACTTGAACTTCAGCTTGCTGATTTAAAACTTAAGCAACATGAGGAGAAATTGGTCCAGGAACAGTCACAGATGAAATTGTATGCTGAGCAGGTGTCACATCTATTAGCAactgaaaaaaatttgagattaCAGTTGACAGCTGATGGAGACAAATTCCAGCAATTCCAG GAAGCATTGATGAAAAGCAATGAGGTCTTTGAAACATTCAAGCAAGAAATAGAGAAG ATGGCCAAATCAATTAAGGAACTTAAAAAGGAAAACGCATTCTTGAAGAACAAATGTGAGAAATCAGATATATCTCTCATAGAGCTTGTTGAGGAG CGTGAACTCCTAAAGAAACAGCTGGAGAGAACAAGGAACCAGAAGGAAAAACTGGAGGCTTTATGCAGGTCACTTCAAGCAGAGAGAAAAGCAAATTCCACTGGGAGCAGCAGCTCAGACGCAGTTTCAGTTTAG